The following DNA comes from Cytophagales bacterium.
TACAAGGCCCTAAAGCCGCTGAGGCACTACAGTCTTTAACTGAAGTTTCTCTTGCGGACATAAAATTCTACCATTTTGTCAAAGGAGAAATCGCAGGGATCCAGGATGTGATCATTTCAGGAACCGGCTACACCGGCGCAGGCGGTTTTGAACTATATGTCGACAAAGATTCAGCAGAAGCACTTTGGAAAGCAGTATTTGAGGCAGGTGCCTCTTATGACATCAAACCCATCGGACTTGGTGCTCGTGACACCCTACGCATGGAAATGGGGTATTGCCTCTATGGTAATGACATCACCGACGAAACTTCCCCACTGGAGGCAGGACTCGGATGGATCACCAAATTCACCAAGGACTTCATCAATAGTGAAGCGTTACAAGCACAAAAAGAAGCAGGTGTTTCTAAAAGGCTCGTTGGTTTCAAAATGATCGATCGGGGAATTCCGCGTCAGGGTTATGAGATTTGTGACGAAAACGAACAAACCATTGGCGAAGTGACTTCAGGCACCATGTCGCCTAGTCTTAATATTGGTGTTGGCCTGGGTTATGTCAACTCTGGCATGCACAAATCTGGCACAGAAGTATTCATTAAGATCCGTAATAAGCTAGTAAAAGCGGAGGTGTCCCGACCTCCATTTGTGACGCAATGAACATTGAAGTCTGCCTAACTCCCGCCCTTATTGAGCAGTTTGACCTGTCAGGAAAGGTCGTGGTAGTTGTTGATATTTTCCGTGCCACCTCTTGCATGGTGGCCGGATTGTCCAACAATGTCAAAGCCATTTATCCGGTAGCCACCGTCGACGAATGCCTGGCACTAGGCAAAAAGGGCATGCTTATGGCTGGGGAAAGAGGCGGCATCAAAATTCCGGAATTCGATTTGGGCAACAGCCCTTTTGATTATTTGCAGGAACATGTGACTAACCGGGAAGTGGGTGTCAGTACCACTAACGGCACGCTGGCACTCAGCAAATCCCGAGCAGCTGATGAGATATTGGTAGGCGCTTTCCTGAATCTAGCCGCAACTACTCAATACCTGGAAACATTGAACAAAGACCTGGTCATTCACTGCGCAGGCTGGAAAGGAACGGTCAACCTGGAAGACACCTTATACGCAGGCGCATTGATCGACCGACTTAGCCAAAAAGAGTTGAAAGACGATGCTACTTTTCTGGCACACTCTCTGTTCCTTCAACACCAAAATGATCTATTAGGTGCAGCAGAGCAATCTGCACATGCCCAAAGACTCGCAGGATTTGGCATCAAAAAGGACATTGCTTTTTCACTGCAGGATAGCATTTATGATACAGTGATCCGATTGGAAGGAGAAAAGTTGGTGAAAGTCCACTTCTAGGCCTCAGAGTACCATAGAAGGCTTCACACTTCAAGAATCTCACATTTCGACAAGCTCAATGTGAGATTAAAAAAGCAAAACCCGAAGTACAAGGTACCTCGGGTTTTTTATTTGTCTGATGCTAGTGTGTACATGACGGTGCTCGTCATCCGTGGAGTCGAGATGGTTAACCCCGCGCACACAAGCCAAAATTGAAAAAAGGGGAGACGATTTCCTTACCCTAAAGCGCGTATATCATGAAATACCACAAATGCGGTATCAGCACCGGAAAAACCCTGCGGTATTTTGGAGACTACTGCAGTTGCGGTACAAAAAAGAGAAAGATTTCTTTGAAGTTTGTAGGAGAACGAATTTTAAAATTAAACACCAATAAAATGCCAACGATATTAAATATGACACTAAATAAGGATTCTACGCTTACTGTTGAACCTTATAATGCTGAATCGGCAACAGATGATACCGTTATCATCAAAGCAAAACTTGCAGACGGGGTTGAAAATTGTGGAGAAGCCTTCTATTTTGCGTTAGATTTTAGGCCATCAGTTGCTGCATCCCCTATTTCCAATGGCTATTCCGGCGTAAATTATGGGACAGGTATCCTGGATCAAGATTCTGTTGTCGGGTACATCACCTACCAAGTGCCTAAGTTCTTTTTCTACATGCCAACCATTACCT
Coding sequences within:
- the gcvT gene encoding glycine cleavage system aminomethyltransferase GcvT, which translates into the protein MTKKIPLHDLHVSLGGKIVPFAGYEMPVRYSSDKEEHLTVRNGVGVFDVSHMGEFLIKGPGALDLIQKVTSNDASKIVDGQAQYSCFPNDKGGIVDDLIVYRFGEEDYMMVVNASNIEKDWNWVASHNTAGVTMENVSDDICLFAVQGPKAAEALQSLTEVSLADIKFYHFVKGEIAGIQDVIISGTGYTGAGGFELYVDKDSAEALWKAVFEAGASYDIKPIGLGARDTLRMEMGYCLYGNDITDETSPLEAGLGWITKFTKDFINSEALQAQKEAGVSKRLVGFKMIDRGIPRQGYEICDENEQTIGEVTSGTMSPSLNIGVGLGYVNSGMHKSGTEVFIKIRNKLVKAEVSRPPFVTQ
- a CDS encoding 2-phosphosulfolactate phosphatase codes for the protein MNIEVCLTPALIEQFDLSGKVVVVVDIFRATSCMVAGLSNNVKAIYPVATVDECLALGKKGMLMAGERGGIKIPEFDLGNSPFDYLQEHVTNREVGVSTTNGTLALSKSRAADEILVGAFLNLAATTQYLETLNKDLVIHCAGWKGTVNLEDTLYAGALIDRLSQKELKDDATFLAHSLFLQHQNDLLGAAEQSAHAQRLAGFGIKKDIAFSLQDSIYDTVIRLEGEKLVKVHF